The Candidatus Saccharimonadales bacterium nucleotide sequence GAGACGTATCCCAATGTGCGCATTGCCCGCAGACTAAAAGGAGAGAGAAAGAAGCTGATGGCGTACGTAGAAGAAAAAATGGATGACAGTTACTTTGATGAAACCGATATAACGTTTGAGGTCGTTCCGCGAGTAATTACTGTTATTGCTGAGTCAATTAGGTAAGCAGGGTATTGTAAGAGTCGCTCAGTTTGAAGTGATGCCTACTGGTGCTTGACTCCTCGCCCCAATCCCCGTATCATTAAACCAATAGCATATTCAAGTTAAAAAGGACATATATAAGCTCCTATGGCAGCAAGGCTCCCAACACCTGGTCAAGATAGCGGCACTTGGGGCACTATTCTCAATGACTTTCTTGATGTTTCTCATAATCCTGATGGCACACTGATCTCGACAGCCGTTACTCAAGCAGGAGCAGGTACTTACACTAAACCAGGAAGTGGCATACCTGGAACTGACCTTGATACTGCGACACAGACTACTCTTACGGCCGTAGCCTCCAAATACACGAAACCAGGTCCCGGTATCCCCGCGACTGATCTCACTACTGCCGTCCAAAACAGCCTCGCTGCTGCAAGCACCGCTATACAGACAGTTAACACCAAGACGCCTACGAGCGGAAACGTTACCCTCAATGTTGCCGACATCGGTGACGTTCAAGGTGGTACCGGTGCGACGAATAACCAAGTACTCGTCTATAACAGCACGACGACCAAGTGGGCGCCCGGAACTGTTTCAAGTACTACTGTGACAGACGCAACAGCCGGAGCTAAAGGTATCGTACAACTCGCGGGAGATCTTGCTGGAACAGCTGCAGCCCCTACCGTACCTGGATTAACGAGTAAAGCTCCTCTGGCTAGTCCAACCTTTACCGGCACAGTGACTATACCTACTCCAACAAACGGTACTGACGCCGCAACAAAAACATACGTAGATACCCAAGTCAGTAGCGGTACAGCAGACGCTACAACGAACACTAAAGGTAAAGTACAACTCGCGGGAGACCTGGCGGGTACGGCGGCACTTCCAGTAGTTGCTAAAGTAAATGGAGTCACTGTAACGGGTACACCAACCACAGGGCAAGTCCTGACGGCAAGTAGCACCTCTGCTGCAGCTTGGTCTAGCCCTGCCGCTGGTGCAGGTAACGCAACCTCTAGTACGCTTGGTATTATCCAACTCGCTGGCGACCTCGGCGGGAGCGCTACAGCTCCATCGGTCGTACGAGTAAACGGTGCTGCACTGAATGTTGCAGCAGTCACTAAGACCTCTGCCTACACTATCACAGCTAACGACACTGTTATCTTGGTAGACGCTACATCTGCTACATTTACATTAACGCTGCCAACAGCAGCTGGATACGTCGGTCGCTACACAATTGATGCCATCTCGGGAGGAAACAATCTTGTAACAGTAGCCGCTTCTGGCGGACAAACAATTGATGGTGCGGCAACTACTACCATTGGAAACCAAGCGTCTGGTGCTCCATGGAGTTCTGTCGATCTTATTTCAGATGGATCTAACTGGAGAACGGTGTAGCTATGGCTCATAAAGCAGCAAATCATTATCGTAAACCTACTGCCCAAGGAATTATTTCATGAGTAAAGCAAACTTACCGTTATCGACACTTAATGCCACGTATGCGCAGATTCCCGACGGTGCTATGCGAAATACCCCGCGTGCGCTCATTCCGGTCAACACTGGAATTGTCACTACGTTCCAACCGGGACACGGGTTCCACGATATTGGCACCACTGCCGCATCTGTCAGCGATGACACCACTGATTACCTCAGCGGTTCGCAGTCGCTTAAGGTGGTCACAAAAACCGACGGCACTACTGCGAAGGTCGACAACTCCGCCCTTACCATCAATGCGACCGCTATGTCATTTAGGGTGTTGGTAAAGGTTGATGATGCTACTAACCTTGCGACCTGGCTATTCTATGTAGGGAACGCGGCGCTATCTTCGTCATATCAGTGGTTTATAGCCCAGACTGATCCGTCGCTTACTAAGGCGCAGCACTACGTTAAGGCTGGCGAGTGGGTATGGATCACGTTTGGATTCCAAGACGCAGGTATTGTCGGTACGCCGGACAGGTCGGCGTTGACACACATCAGGCTCGCTGCTTCTGCGGCGAATGGTAGCTCTATTACCGTTCACTTCGGTGGGATTGCGTTGGTGGATGAATCGACCGCGTTTCCGTCCGGGGTTGTTTCGTTTTGCTATGACGACTCGCTAGAGTCCACCTACACCCAGGCTAGGGTTGCGCTAGATAAGTACGGCTGGGTGGGTACTGAGTATGTGATCTGTGACCTTGTTGGTTCCGGTGGGAAATATATCAGTCTCGCTGATTTACAGACGCTGGAAGATGCTGGCTGGACTGTGGGGGCGCACTCGTACACCCTTGCCGACCATGCTACGGGCTTTACTAATCTAAATACGCAGCAACTGACTGACAACCTGCGCAATATGCGTCGTCAACTTACCGCATGGGGACTCCAGGGTGGTGACCACCTTGCCTACCCCGGTGGTGGGTACAACGCTGCCGTTTTGGCAGTAACCGACCAATTCCATACCTCGGCGCGCACAGTGAACCACCAAACCTTGGAGACGCTCCGACCTTCGGACGCGCTGAGGATTCGATCCGCATCGTTGGTTAACACAACAACAGTAGCGTATATCAAGAACCTAATAGACAACGCGCTGGCCAGTAAGGGCTGGCTCGTTCTCACATTCCACGATTTGGTTACGACAGCAACGTCCAGTGATCAATATGCCATTGCGGACCATCAGACGATTGTTGATTACTGCGCAACGGTAGGGATTCGGGTGAGTTCGGTCGCGGATGTCATGTCCCGGATGAATGCACCGGTCCCGGTTAGCGGCTACACCACCGCACAGCTCGTCAACCAGACACTTGGCAACACCTCGACCCGAATCGGGTGCTACCCCTACAGGATCAGTTCACCGGTCGCTACCGCTGTAACCGCAGGTGATCTGAACCTTGTCTGTTTCACTCCGGTTGTGGATATCACAATCACCGCGATGTCAGCCATGTCAGGCTCTACTGCATTCGCCGGATCGACATTGACTAGGATAGGACTGTTCACTACTGATCCATCTACAGGTGCAATCACTCTGGTGGCTGCGACTGACAGTGACACGACACTTTTCACTGCACCGAGCACTGTTTACCGCAAGGTACTCGGTACCACTGGCGGTCTCCCGACCGCTTACACTCTCAAGGCAGGACAGCGATACGCAGTCGGCGTCCTCGGCGTTGGTCTGAGTGCCGGATCACTGTTCATGGGTGCAATTAGTAGCGTCCTCACTGCTCGGCTCCCAAGAATGTGCGGTAAAATCGCCTCACAAACCGACCTGCCCCCGACCGCGACTATCGTGGCTACCCCGACGCCAATCTGGGCAGAAGTCGGCTAAACAACTGGTAAGTATTAGCGACTGAGGGCTTACTATAATCTCGTAGCCATTCGCTCCACGAAGCTCACGTTCTGCGCCACTCTCAAGCACACCGCAGCTAGTCCATTAGTTGCTTAAGTCTATTTTGGTGCACCTAGCGTTCTTGTATTGAGTAATCAGCAAATATTGTAATAATCTAGTAATCGGCGTTAAATAACACATACTGAATCGTAGTTATTCATTACTACGAACGCTCAGTTAATTAAGAGGACATCATACATTAGTACATATAGCATAAACAGTATGAGGGATACCCCTTGTGCTATAGTATTAGGTACAATAATATGAGTATAATGAGTACAAAACATATACTATGAGTACGGCTCGTTTACCGGTACCCGGCGGAGACGATGGTGATTGGGGAAATATACTCAATGATTTTCTTACCGTCTCGCATAATGCGGATGGTGTACTTCTTCCAAGCGCCGTTACAACTGCTGCAGTCGGTAACCTTGCTCCGCTAACAGGCGGTAAAGTTCCCTCAAGTAATCTCGGTTCTGGAACTGCCGGGAGTAGCAACTTTCTTCGCGGTGATGGCATCTGGGCAGTGCCAAGTGGTGCGGCGGCATCTGCAGCAACAACTACGAGTGTTGGTCTCATTCAGTTATCTGGGGATTTGGGAGGCAGTGGCACTATCGCTACCAATCCTGTTATCTCTGATGGTGCCATAACGAACAGTAAGCTTGCCAACGGTAGTATTAGCACCAACAAACTGGCGGCTGGTTCTGTCACTACAAACGAGATAGCTGACGCCACGATAACAGACACTGATATAGCCGCCTCTGCGGGCATAGCTCGAACCAAATTAGATACCAGTACTCAAACCAGTCTTGGAAAAGCCGATACCGCGCTCCAAACTGCACCCGTAACAAGTGTCGCGGGCAAAACAGGTGACGTACTATTAGTAAGTTCTGACGTGGGGCTGGAAAACGTTGATAATACCAGTGACGTAACTAAAAATAGTGCTACCGCCGCCCTTACCAATAAATCCATTTCAGGTGCTAGCAACACATTATCTGCCATTCCCGAGTCTGCGGTGACCAATTTGCCGGCTGACTTAGCCGCCAAAGCGACTGATACTACTGTAGTACATCTGGCTGGAACAGAAACGATTACGGGTGATAAAACGTTTAGCGGCGCCATAACGGTAGCGACTCCTATAAATCCTACTGACGCTTCAACGAAATCGTACGTCGACACCACCGCTATCAGTCATGCAGTTACTGTGCGCACGGGAAGCTATACCGCCTCCGCTACAGACGAAATTATACTTGCCGACACAACTACTACTGGATTCACTATAACGTTACCATCGGGCGTAGTGAATGGTAAGACATACGACATTAAAAAAATAGATAACTCCGCTCACGCCGTTACTGTTGTACCGAGTAGTGGTCAGATTGATGGTAGTAGCTCTGCAGTAGTCAAAGTCCAATATGCAGCAGTAACCTGTATAGCGAGTGGGGGCAATTGGTATGTTATTTAACTATACTAAGGTACGAGCATGAGCTATAACCCTCAGAATCCGAATGGTTCGGCAATAAGCACTAATTCAGCGCCAGTTGTTATCGCAAGCGACCAATCGGCCGTCCCAATTACCGTAGGTTCGTTGCCACTGCCAACAGCTGCCGCCACTAGTGCCAAGCAGCCAGCTTTAGGTACGGCCGGTACACCTTCAGCTGACATTTTGAGTGTCCAAGGTGCAACTAGTATGACACCACTAAAAGTGGACGGCTCGGCCGTTACGCAACCCATATCTGGCAGTGTCACAACAACTCCATCCGGTACGCAAACGGTAACCGGCACAGTAGCCTCGACCCAGTCAGGCATATGGACAGTGCAGCCTGGCAACACTGCGAATACTACGGCCTGGCTTACAGCAGATACGGGCACCAAAGCCACTAATACTGCCGTCCCAGCCAGCGCTAGCTATAGCGGCTTATTAGCCCAAACGGCAAACCCTGCGGCTGCAACTGCGGGAAACTTGGTAGGCGCGCTAGCCGACAAACTGGGCAAACAGGTCGTGGTTGGTTCTATCCGCGATCTTAAGGCAAATCAGATAACAACTATCACGGCATCAACTGCCGAGACCACAATCGTTACCGCTGTTGCTAGTTCATTTTTAGATCTATATGGTCTAATCGTTACGAACACTTCACCAACGGCAATAAATGTAGTCATAAAAGACGCTACCGCTGGTACAACTCGTCTGACTATTGCCGTACCAGGCAATGATACTCGTGGTTTGATGCTCCCTGAAAGCGGCGCAATTAAACAATCGGCCGTTACAAACAACTGGACCGCTACCGTATCTAACGCGGTAACTTCAGTAATCATAACTGCCCTGACGGTAGCCAATACCTAATGGCTTCGAGGTTTTGGGTTGGTGGTGTCGGGTCATGGACGGCAATTGCCACAGCGAACTGGTCGGCTACGAGTGGAGGTGCCGCTGGAGCAAGCGCTCCGACTACATCTGATGATGCGATTTTTGACACTAACTCAGGCATAATATCTGGGAGTATCATCACAATAAACGGTGGGGTTTGTTTGTCGTGGCAAGTGGCAGGCCCTGCGGTTAAATATTCTGTTTTTAGTCTTGGATCTAATTTTTCTCCAATTGGTTCAGTGATATTAAATGGTAATAGTAGCCTCAATCGTATCCAAATTGTTAGTAATATCCCAGGTACTTCTCGCACGATAACTATAGGCACACTAGCAGCAATGAGTAACATAGATTTTATGGACACTATTGGAGCTGGCGCAGCTACACCGTTTACTGGAACATCAATTGGCGATTGCCAAGGAAACTCTGGTATTACGTTTGATGTGTCGAAAACACTGTATTGGTACGGCAACGCAGGTGTCGCCTCTGATGTAACCAAGTGGTTTCTAGCAAGTGGTGGGGCGGGAGGTGCTGGAAGAATACCTCTAGCCCAAGATGATCTCATCTTCGATGCAAATTCTTTTTCGCTCGCTTCTCAGACCATCACCTTTGATATGCCAGCTATGGGTCGGAGTATAGATATGTCAGCTGTCAATAAGACGGTATCATGGGCTGACACGAATGCAATCGGGCAATCCTTTTACGGGAGTTTATTCATGCCACCTACAGCCCTGTCGGTCTTGAGCGGAGTATCCTATATTTTTGGTACTGTAGGACTTATCGCGAGGGGTCGAGGTAGTTATACGCTAGGGGGTGTAGGTGGCGTTCACTATGGAGCTGGACTTATCATACTTGCTCCCGGTGGAACTTATACGCTGAGTGGTAATATCGGAACTGGTAATGCGAATTTCAGTATTACGGCTGGGACCTTGGATACGAGTGTTAATAGCTATAGTATTCGCTGTCTTGGTCTGGTATCAAGCGGTGCTTTAACTAGGTCGGTTATCTTGAATAATAGTACTGTCAACGTGCAAGGATTGACTATCTTTTCGCTGACAGCCGTTTCTTTTACCGTAACAGGATTAACAGTCAGCGCCGGTAACACTACTATCAATCTTGTTGACTCCCAGCCAGCTAGTAGGAGTTTTGTTGGCGCTGGGCAAAGTTTCGGAACTCTGAATTATACAAATGCTGGCTCATCAGGAAGTCTCGTAGTCACGGGGGCTAATACTTTCACTACTATCAATGTCGGCACGGGTCGCACGCTAACACTGCCGAGTAGTACAATCACAACGGTCACGAACTTTAACGCGGCGGGTACGAATAACGGCTACGAGTACTTTCCTGGAGCAACTGGTAGTCTTGTATCAACTCCGAGCGCTATAGCACTGCAAATAACGGGCGATATCGACCTGCGCTGTTACATGGCCGCTGATAACTACACGAATAATCCAGTAGTACTAATCGCTAAAGAATCGGATACCGCCCATCGGTCCTACCGATTTGAACTAAACTTACAAAAGCTGCAACTCATGCTATCGGCTGATGGTATCGCTCAGAATCTCACTACGAGTTCAACCAACATACCGTTTGCTGCCAGCGCTGCCGGCTGGGTAAGAGCAACCTGGGTAGCTTCGACGAATATCGTGCAGTTCTTTACTTCTGCTGACCCAGTTTTTACGGCACCTAGCTCTGTTAGTTGGACCCAGTTAGGAACGAACCAAACTAATGCTGTAGCTTCCATATTTAATTCAACCTCACCAGTCGAGATAGGCACCAGAGATGGGGGTATTATCAGCTTTTTCCCTGGCAAAATGTATAGGGCACAGATTTTGAGCGGCGTTGGTGGAACGGTTGCATTTGACGCAAACTTTACGACCAAACCCTTCGGGGCTAATAGCTTCACTGAATCGTCTGTTAATGCTGCTACGGTGACAATAACGGGTGCTGTGGCGCAAGCGGGTGATGGCCGAACCGCTATAAATGCCTCTACGTCTGGTACGGCAGCTACGCTCTCGAAGGCTAGTGGTGTCGTCTCGGCCGATTACCTCACAGTTCAAGACTCTACCGCTAATGGGGGCGCCACATTCTATGCGGGGTCAAATTCCAAGAATGTTTCTAACAACACTGGCTGGATATTTACTTCTCAACCCGCGACTGCTATCGGTGCAACATCACTGATGATGGGTGTTGGTTAGTACGCTTTCCTGTCCAATATAGCAATTATTGTACGACCGGTATGAAATGCCATTGCTTGCAGCGTAGGAGGTGATGCTTGAGATCATAAATTTTCTGGATATGCAGTAAATACTATGCAAGTACGTCTCTCAACTTCCAAAACTATTTTGATGGAATAAGACGGGTTTATGGTAGGCTTGTATGATGAATGGATCAGTTGCCAGCTCCTGCGGCTAAAGCCGCAATGCAGACTCATATGATTCAGTTGTTACTCTGACCGCTTCTTCATAGCTTATGCCACTAATAAAGTCAGGGCAGGGTCACCGCTACCTGCAACATAGCAACGCCAACTGTGTCGGGCACTTCAGGGTATGTTTCTCTAGGCGTTAATATACTGTATGGCGTTTAAAGGTAACATTATCTACTGAATCACAGCCTCCAGTAAAGCGCGAGTCAATGAAAGGAGCTTATGGTATACTATACCTAAATGAGTAAGCCTAATTTATCACTGTCTACACTCAATGCCACACATGCGCAAAAACTAGCAGGGACTCGAAGCAATAAAAATATAGGCTATCTTTCATGAGTAAAGCAAACTTACCGTTATCGACACTTAATGCCACGTATGTAACGCATGCGGCAACATCGTCTCGTTTCGCTTTATCTTCACTTGCATGGCAAGGATTATACGCAAGAACACAGCCAGTCGTGAACGTACCAGGTGGTCACACCGGGACATATCGTCCCGTCGCGGTGGATCCCAATTTCTCAGGTGTAAATGGTACGGGTCGTCTCTGGGGTGTATCAAATGCTCATGGCTATATAGTATTTACTGATGATGACGGAGTTAATGGTACTGCTACTACAGCGAACCCGACCACTGATGCAGTACCATCCGGTGTAGTAGGTATGTACTTTGCAACTGATAGCAGCGCGAATAAGTGGGTCTTTCTAGTCACCGGTACTAGTGCTTCGGTACCATCTTCAGGGGAGATATGGCGCTCACCAGCACCGAGTGCGACAGGTACGGGTTTAGTCTGGACCTGCGTGTGGAGAGCAAACGGTCTGGCACTGGGTCCAGGTAGTAGCGCGGCATTTGCACCAGTCAACTCAACCATGCGCAATGGTTCTTTTGCAGTTGATCCATCTGGACATGCTTTTGCCCTTACCTACGGTTCGCCGAACGCAACTCAACAATTTCCTACACTATCCGATGGCATTATGCGGGCTGGCTCGAACCGCTTAACTTCACTTGGAACGAAGTTTTCGGCATCTATGATTGGACAAGTTGTCACGGTATCAGGTGCTGGTGCGGCCGGTAGTACCTACACGGGCACAATCACGTCAATCGAATACACCTGTCAGAATATAGCCGTATTGAATACCCCAGCTGCGACTGATTCATCCGCCGCAACAATTACTTTTACAAATACAACACTGGGGGCCGGCGTCTGCGTAGGTGGTCCGGCGATTTACCACTCGGCGAATATCTTTACTGCGACAGCTGGAAGTGTGACGTGGACATTATCTAAGCAGTGGCCACAAGCAAAACACGGACACGCCGTTAAAATTATTGGTGGTTACCCGTGGGTATCACTCGGTGATATGGGTGGTACTGCTCAACCATACATCCAATTCCCTGATATTGGTATATCCCGTGCAACGTCGCTCACGTCTCCAACTGTGTGGAGCAACCCTGGCGTCGCAGGAAGTGGCGGCAGCGGGACAACCCGAGACGTCATATCTTTCTTCCCAGTAACTTTCAATGGAAAAACGGTAATTGTTGGGGAGTCTGACGGGAGTATAAACGATGGACCACTTGTATTTCCGTCCGCTGCACCTGGAGTATCTGCTGCAGTGACGGCTCTCCATCAGATACCGTTTGTCTACGGACAAACGATGCGATCGATGGGTCTCACTCCAGAGAATAATCTGATCTGGGCGGGCGTCTCGGAAAATGGAGCCCATGGTACTGCCGACTCCCTATGGATGAGCGCACCGCCATTTGATACGCCGCACCTCCTAGAGGACGTAAACTCAGCAACTCTCATTTCAAGCCAAATCCTGAGTGATGCGGTGATTTCAAATGGGTACTGGTGGGCGGGCACATATCGGATAGCTTACGACAAACTTATCGGTCAGTAATGTGAGAACTCTTGTTTATGTTGTTACCTAAAATCTTAAGCTTTTCTATATACTTATTGAATCATATGTGGTGTTATAAATTAGTCTCAAAAAGACTAGAAATCTAGATAATTGTCGCTTAACAGTAACGTCTGTGAGTTATTTGCTATAGTACATATATGGTATTGCATATTAAAGTCTACGAAACCAAGAGTGGTCAGACGCCCGTAGAAACCTTCATTAAAGGCATGCAGCCACCAGCTCAAGCAAAACTAGCTCGTCTCCTCACTATGCTTGAAGAGTTTGGGGCAGAACTTAGTATGCCGCACTCTAAACCACTTGGTGATAGCCTCTACGAACTACGAATACGTGGCAAGCAAGAGGTACGTGTTTTTTATATATTCGCTGTAGCCCGACACATTTATCTTCTCCATGCCTTTCAGAAAAAAACCCAGACAACACCGAAGAAAGAGCTAACCATCGCCAGACAGCGTCAAATAGAAATCGAGAGTATACCGTAAAAGGGATAATCCTATTGACTGTATTATAACTTATAAGTTATAATACAGCACAAGATAACGAAAGGACACTCATGAAAGACTGGAAGACAATTAAGCAAGAATTACTCAAGAACCCTGAGGTTCGTACGGCCTACGATGAACTTGAACCGGAATATAAACTTGCACACAGTCTGATCAAGGCACGCATCGCTCAAAAGATGACCCAAGCAGAGCTCGCAGAACGAGCAGGCGTCAGTCAGGTGATGATAGCCCGACTTGAGAGTGGCACCAACAACTCAACCGTTGGGACAGTGAGCCGAGTTGCTGCTGTACTGGGTAAAGAACTGAAACTGGTCGCTGCTTAGCAGCTTCCTTAGGTACCTAGCCCTAGCCGTCAGGGCACTGCTACCCAGATATAGTAAAATTTAAAAAAGAGGGCTCAAACAAGAGCCCTCTTTTGTATATACCAATAACCTTATAACAACAGGAGGCCGTTCGCGGTAAAACCATCATAAAACAACTCATACTAAACCCAAACCATTTCCTAACAAAACAAAAACCAGATCCCTTGCGACTCGCCTACATTGGCTTCTTGTCACGCTACAACGGCTATACCCTCGCATCCTACCGGCTTCATCTGGAGCTCTGGTTCCGTTGGTGTAGTATCCACCATCTACCGCCACTGCAGGCCAAGCGAGCACACCTTGAACTATGGCTCCGAAGCTTAGAACAAGCAGGGTTATCCTCTTCCACACGGGCACAGAAGTTCGGCATTATCCACTTGTTCTATAAATATGCTCGGATAGATCGGATTATTCCAGAAAGCCCAACTGAACACATCACGCGCCCTCGGGTGCTTAGTGGCTCCCGCAAGCTCACCTGGTTGCCAATTCTTGACTCTGTAGCCCTGCTCAGTGTCGCCATGAAGACTGGTGAGCGCGAGCATGTCATTGTGGTCATCCTGAGTCAGATGGCACTCCGTGTCGGCGAGCTGTGTTCTTTGAACGTCAGTTCCATTCAGCGCAACCAAGGCTGGCATGTACTTCGCTTCAAGGGTAAGGGCGGCAATATCTACGAACGAGTCATACCCATCCAGGTTATCTCCGATCTAGAGAAGCTCATCGATGGGAAAGACCCAGATGAACCGTTAGTACTCAATACCCGTGGTGACCGCATGAACCGAGCATCGGTTGCTCGACTGGTGAATAAGCTGGCTGCAAGAGCTGGTATATTTCGGCCAATTACACCGCATGGCTTACGCCGCTCAGCCGCTACCAACATGCTGGCTCAAGGTATACCACTGCGAGATGTCCAATTGCAGTTACGCCATGTCGATCCAAAGATGACCATGCGCTATGACCAAGGTAAGAATAGTATAGATAGGTCCGCAGTCTTGCCGTATGCCTCGAGTCAGTATGGGATGTTATATACCAACTAGACGTATGAGAAAAAGATAAAGAGACGGGGTATTTGTTTTAGTGAGATACTATC carries:
- a CDS encoding polysaccharide deacetylase family protein, with amino-acid sequence MSFRVLVKVDDATNLATWLFYVGNAALSSSYQWFIAQTDPSLTKAQHYVKAGEWVWITFGFQDAGIVGTPDRSALTHIRLAASAANGSSITVHFGGIALVDESTAFPSGVVSFCYDDSLESTYTQARVALDKYGWVGTEYVICDLVGSGGKYISLADLQTLEDAGWTVGAHSYTLADHATGFTNLNTQQLTDNLRNMRRQLTAWGLQGGDHLAYPGGGYNAAVLAVTDQFHTSARTVNHQTLETLRPSDALRIRSASLVNTTTVAYIKNLIDNALASKGWLVLTFHDLVTTATSSDQYAIADHQTIVDYCATVGIRVSSVADVMSRMNAPVPVSGYTTAQLVNQTLGNTSTRIGCYPYRISSPVATAVTAGDLNLVCFTPVVDITITAMSAMSGSTAFAGSTLTRIGLFTTDPSTGAITLVAATDSDTTLFTAPSTVYRKVLGTTGGLPTAYTLKAGQRYAVGVLGVGLSAGSLFMGAISSVLTARLPRMCGKIASQTDLPPTATIVATPTPIWAEVG
- a CDS encoding type II toxin-antitoxin system RelE/ParE family toxin, which encodes MVLHIKVYETKSGQTPVETFIKGMQPPAQAKLARLLTMLEEFGAELSMPHSKPLGDSLYELRIRGKQEVRVFYIFAVARHIYLLHAFQKKTQTTPKKELTIARQRQIEIESIP
- a CDS encoding helix-turn-helix transcriptional regulator, which codes for MKDWKTIKQELLKNPEVRTAYDELEPEYKLAHSLIKARIAQKMTQAELAERAGVSQVMIARLESGTNNSTVGTVSRVAAVLGKELKLVAA
- a CDS encoding tyrosine-type recombinase/integrase; amino-acid sequence: MSRYNGYTLASYRLHLELWFRWCSIHHLPPLQAKRAHLELWLRSLEQAGLSSSTRAQKFGIIHLFYKYARIDRIIPESPTEHITRPRVLSGSRKLTWLPILDSVALLSVAMKTGEREHVIVVILSQMALRVGELCSLNVSSIQRNQGWHVLRFKGKGGNIYERVIPIQVISDLEKLIDGKDPDEPLVLNTRGDRMNRASVARLVNKLAARAGIFRPITPHGLRRSAATNMLAQGIPLRDVQLQLRHVDPKMTMRYDQGKNSIDRSAVLPYASSQYGMLYTN